Proteins co-encoded in one Deltaproteobacteria bacterium genomic window:
- the hrpA gene encoding ATP-dependent RNA helicase HrpA translates to MRIRVPDSKFRIPNCFPGLPICSVWDDLVSAVRENQVIIVSGETGSGKSTQLPKICLAAGRGAYRKIACTQPRRVAAVTVAARVAEELGLHGSRLVGYKIRFRDSTGPETRIKFVTDGMLLAEAQQDPRLREYDTIIVDEAHERSLNIDFLLGILRRLLPARPELKVIITSATMDTAHFRQAFGKVPVIEIAGRGYPVEIRYKPTEQDEESDITTVEKVIFATEEIRGKDPFGDILVFLPTEREILEAVKILRAGCKDEALVLPMYGRLAASDQKRIFRPAPVQKIIVATNIAETSITVPGIKYVIDSGLARIARYSVRSRTKALPITPISRASADQRAGRAGRVQAGVCVRLYSEEDYLDRPQYTLPEIRRSNLAEVILRLYAMNLGPVEGFPFVDAPSPQAVKEGFTTLRELGALDAAGRLTRTGRIMAGLPLDPRISRMILQARHEGALKEVVIIASAMSIQDPRERPAEKESQADQAHNSFKDPSSDLLTFIKIWNAYHRELKAGRSRNRMRKYCRENFLSYNRMQEWKDIHDQIMDIIQESKDFPLAIKTSDHPINRSIHCSVLSGFLGQIALKQEGSRYIAARGREIFLFPGSSLYKKCPKWIVATELVRTSRLFARTAAAIEPEWIEKLAGDLCRHTYSGPHWEKRRGEVMAWERVTLFGLPIVERRIVRYGGVDPAESREIFIRQALVPGELKKKYPFLVHNMELISEAQDLEDRTRRRDIMVDEETLYSLYDSRLRELEKMLFKDRPQRERGTRGPEVICNERSLARALRISGSDAPLCLAREDLLRSIPDTDVLVQFPGHIEVSGHRLSLSYRFCPGDETDGVTVKIPSGILATLSPEPFEWLVPGLLQEKITYLLKSLPRQIRKNLVPISRVAENMGKGLKKTEKGLLRSLQEELFRQYGIRVERKMWPSPEDIPPHLLMRFDVLDQNGKVIDSGCDLNRLQETWKRTASIFNQNDPEWLKIKARWEVSGLNLKDLPDIPSSVTGSSGDRKSPVQAFPGLVAEDNSVCIRLFLNQDEAVSETRQGASRLLADYLGKELGYLKRNCTPCGLSQEVYMSFGGKRKLGQSIYAFLCRELLGTWKQIPSRSDLLNRARELEGKVFQQAGPIIQLLKEVFEAHITAKQEIRRLQNTAINRKSCSQILKDLEAELIRLTPPHFPENARLDRLSDLPRYLNALAVRTQRAYVDPMKDRKKASRLEPFLLCLNEAKNPLDAKRTKELTEEIEQFETLIDEYRVSVFAPELGTAISVSPKRLSDAWERLRTLL, encoded by the coding sequence GTGGGATGATCTGGTCTCTGCCGTGAGGGAGAACCAGGTAATAATTGTCAGCGGGGAGACAGGTTCGGGGAAGTCCACTCAACTGCCCAAAATATGCCTTGCAGCAGGAAGGGGTGCATATAGGAAGATTGCCTGCACACAACCCAGGAGGGTGGCGGCTGTCACTGTGGCGGCCAGGGTTGCCGAAGAGCTTGGTCTTCATGGATCCAGGCTCGTTGGTTACAAAATACGCTTCAGAGACAGTACCGGGCCTGAAACCAGGATCAAATTCGTAACGGATGGCATGCTCCTGGCTGAAGCGCAGCAAGATCCCAGGTTAAGGGAATATGATACCATAATTGTAGATGAGGCCCATGAGAGGAGTCTCAATATAGACTTCCTCCTGGGTATACTCAGGAGACTCCTCCCTGCCAGGCCTGAGTTGAAGGTCATTATCACATCCGCCACCATGGACACGGCACATTTCCGCCAGGCATTCGGCAAGGTGCCTGTGATAGAGATTGCAGGTCGCGGTTACCCCGTGGAGATACGCTACAAACCTACAGAACAAGATGAAGAATCTGATATAACTACTGTTGAAAAGGTTATTTTTGCAACAGAGGAGATCAGGGGGAAAGATCCCTTTGGCGACATACTTGTCTTTCTTCCCACCGAGAGAGAGATACTGGAGGCCGTCAAGATCTTAAGGGCCGGATGTAAGGATGAGGCCCTGGTACTTCCCATGTACGGCAGGCTGGCCGCTTCGGACCAGAAGCGCATATTCAGGCCGGCCCCTGTTCAGAAGATCATAGTTGCTACAAACATAGCCGAGACTTCCATTACAGTCCCTGGAATCAAGTATGTCATTGATTCGGGCCTGGCCCGAATTGCCCGTTATAGCGTCAGGTCCCGCACAAAGGCGCTTCCAATCACCCCTATATCAAGAGCCAGTGCGGACCAAAGGGCAGGACGCGCCGGGAGGGTTCAGGCCGGAGTCTGTGTCCGGCTCTACAGCGAAGAGGACTACCTGGATCGCCCCCAGTACACCCTGCCTGAAATCCGCAGATCAAATCTGGCCGAGGTCATACTGCGTCTCTATGCAATGAATCTCGGGCCTGTTGAAGGCTTCCCGTTTGTGGACGCCCCGTCTCCCCAGGCCGTAAAAGAGGGATTTACCACCCTGAGAGAATTGGGGGCGCTGGATGCGGCAGGCAGGCTGACCAGGACAGGGCGAATTATGGCCGGGCTGCCTCTGGATCCGCGAATTTCGAGGATGATCTTGCAGGCCAGGCATGAGGGCGCACTGAAAGAGGTGGTTATTATTGCGTCGGCCATGAGCATCCAGGATCCCAGAGAACGCCCGGCGGAAAAAGAAAGCCAGGCGGATCAGGCCCATAACTCCTTTAAGGATCCATCTTCTGATTTGCTGACATTTATCAAGATATGGAACGCCTACCACAGAGAGTTGAAGGCCGGCCGCAGCAGGAACCGGATGAGAAAATACTGCAGGGAGAACTTCCTTTCCTATAACAGGATGCAGGAATGGAAGGACATCCATGATCAGATAATGGATATCATCCAAGAGTCTAAAGATTTTCCTCTGGCAATCAAGACATCCGATCACCCGATCAACAGGTCCATCCATTGTTCTGTCCTCTCGGGCTTTTTAGGACAAATCGCCCTTAAGCAGGAGGGATCCCGTTACATAGCGGCCCGTGGCAGAGAGATTTTCCTCTTTCCGGGCTCTTCACTCTATAAAAAATGTCCTAAATGGATAGTGGCAACAGAGCTCGTACGGACATCCAGGCTTTTTGCCAGGACAGCGGCTGCCATTGAGCCCGAATGGATAGAGAAGCTGGCCGGTGATCTCTGCAGGCACACCTACTCCGGACCGCATTGGGAAAAACGCCGTGGAGAGGTGATGGCATGGGAAAGGGTCACGCTTTTCGGCCTCCCCATAGTGGAAAGACGAATAGTCAGATACGGAGGAGTCGATCCGGCCGAATCCAGGGAGATCTTTATACGGCAGGCCCTGGTCCCAGGTGAGCTAAAAAAGAAATATCCCTTTCTCGTTCACAATATGGAACTGATATCAGAGGCTCAGGACCTGGAGGACAGGACCAGGCGGAGGGATATCATGGTGGATGAGGAGACCCTCTATTCCCTTTATGACAGTAGATTAAGAGAGCTTGAAAAAATGCTGTTCAAAGACAGACCCCAAAGGGAAAGAGGCACCAGGGGGCCTGAAGTGATATGTAATGAGCGTTCTCTTGCCAGGGCCCTGCGTATTTCCGGCAGCGATGCTCCTCTATGCCTTGCAAGAGAAGATCTGCTCAGGTCAATCCCCGATACCGACGTGCTCGTCCAGTTTCCAGGGCATATAGAGGTCTCAGGACACAGGCTTTCTCTGAGTTATCGTTTTTGTCCGGGTGATGAGACGGATGGAGTCACCGTAAAGATCCCTTCGGGCATACTCGCTACTTTATCGCCTGAGCCCTTTGAGTGGCTGGTTCCTGGTCTGCTGCAGGAAAAGATCACCTATCTCCTGAAATCATTGCCCAGGCAAATTCGCAAAAACCTGGTACCAATATCCAGGGTCGCTGAAAATATGGGAAAAGGACTCAAGAAAACAGAAAAGGGCCTGCTCCGCTCATTACAGGAAGAACTATTCAGGCAATACGGCATACGTGTAGAAAGGAAAATGTGGCCAAGTCCTGAGGACATCCCCCCTCACCTCTTGATGAGATTCGATGTATTAGACCAAAATGGGAAAGTCATTGATTCAGGCTGTGACCTCAACCGCTTACAGGAGACCTGGAAAAGGACCGCTTCCATCTTTAATCAAAATGACCCCGAATGGTTAAAGATCAAGGCCAGGTGGGAAGTATCCGGGCTTAATCTGAAAGATCTTCCGGATATCCCGAGTTCAGTCACGGGCTCTTCAGGAGACAGGAAGAGCCCCGTACAGGCTTTTCCAGGACTTGTTGCAGAAGATAACAGCGTATGTATAAGGCTTTTTCTCAATCAGGATGAGGCCGTTTCAGAAACCCGGCAAGGGGCAAGCAGGCTCCTCGCCGACTACCTGGGTAAAGAGCTTGGATATCTCAAGAGAAACTGCACACCATGCGGCTTATCACAAGAGGTCTATATGTCCTTTGGAGGCAAACGGAAATTAGGTCAATCCATATATGCCTTTCTCTGCAGAGAGCTGCTGGGAACATGGAAACAGATCCCGAGCAGATCCGATCTGCTGAATAGGGCCAGGGAATTAGAGGGAAAGGTCTTTCAGCAGGCCGGCCCGATCATACAGTTGCTGAAAGAAGTGTTTGAGGCCCACATCACCGCGAAACAAGAGATAAGGCGTCTTCAAAATACAGCAATAAATAGAAAGAGCTGCTCCCAGATCCTTAAAGACCTGGAGGCAGAGTTAATAAGGCTCACTCCGCCGCACTTTCCTGAAAATGCAAGGCTGGACCGGCTTTCTGACCTGCCGCGATACCTGAATGCCCTGGCTGTCAGGACCCAGAGGGCATACGTTGACCCCATGAAAGACAGGAAAAAGGCATCCAGATTAGAGCCGTTCCTGCTTTGCCTCAATGAGGCCAAAAACCCTCTTGATGCAAAGAGAACAAAAGAACTCACAGAAGAAATAGAGCAATTTGAGACTCTCATTGATGAATACAGGGTGTCTGTATTTGCCCCTGAACTCGGCACGGCGATATCCGTCTCCCCGAAACGTCTCTCTGATGCCTGGGAGAGACTGAGGACCCTTTTGTGA